From Chryseobacterium shandongense, the proteins below share one genomic window:
- a CDS encoding Rossmann-like and DUF2520 domain-containing protein: MQIVIIGSGNVAFHLAKAFVLNKIPLVQIFGRNEKELKKISGELNILYSTENLAKADLYIICVSDNSVEDVSKMITENNCLVAHTSGSLPKEILSGNYRKGSFYPLQTFSRSKALDYLKIPFFIEAENDDDRKILFNIASKISENVMESTPEKRKYIHLTAVFACNFVNHLFARAKEISDSQEIPFDYFLPLIDETVQKIYEIDPKSAQTGPAVRNDKRVLELHEQLLSGESLEIYKTMNHSIQKMYEL, encoded by the coding sequence ATGCAAATAGTAATTATTGGTTCCGGAAATGTTGCTTTTCATCTGGCAAAAGCTTTTGTTCTGAATAAAATTCCCCTGGTACAGATTTTTGGCAGAAATGAGAAAGAACTGAAAAAAATTTCGGGAGAATTAAATATTCTGTATTCTACAGAAAATCTGGCGAAAGCTGATCTGTACATTATCTGTGTAAGTGATAATTCTGTGGAAGATGTCTCTAAGATGATCACTGAAAATAATTGTCTGGTAGCCCATACTTCCGGATCACTTCCTAAAGAGATTCTGTCAGGAAACTACCGAAAAGGAAGCTTTTATCCTTTGCAGACTTTTTCAAGATCCAAAGCCTTGGATTATTTAAAAATTCCGTTCTTTATTGAAGCTGAAAATGATGATGACCGTAAAATCCTTTTTAACATTGCCTCGAAGATTTCGGAAAATGTGATGGAAAGCACCCCTGAAAAGAGGAAATATATTCATCTTACTGCTGTTTTTGCTTGTAATTTCGTGAACCATCTTTTTGCAAGAGCAAAAGAAATTTCAGATTCCCAGGAAATTCCGTTTGATTATTTTTTACCCTTAATCGATGAAACCGTTCAGAAAATTTATGAAATAGATCCGAAATCTGCACAAACCGGACCTGCTGTAAGAAATGATAAAAGAGTACTGGAACTGCACGAACAGCTCCTAAGCGGTGAGAGTCTTGAGATCTATAAAACAATGAATCATTCTATTCAAAAAATGTATGAGTTATAA
- the rnr gene encoding ribonuclease R has translation MPKKRKYISQKNDHKLQEIGRLILRFMNENSTKIYNYKQISDGIDYKNPRQRELVIQALHKLQATERIKETEKGKYIVNLNIKGTLTGIIDFNQSGNAYVNVEGLEDDIFIHSKNVKDALQGDKVLIVTYTYKGKKLEGSVLEVLERTRTEFVGTLQVVPHKDFGFVVCDKKTINTDIFIPKGKFGGAEDGNKVVVKMTEWKPGDKNPEGEIVQVLGAPGEHETEIHSILAEYGLPYEFPEEVERDADKIDRSINDDEVAKRWDMRSITTFTIDPKDAKDFDDALSIRKLENGNWEIGVHIADVSHYVVPGTMLDDEAYQRATSVYLVDRVVPMLPEVLSNDVCSLRPNEDKFTFSAVFELDDDANIKKQWFGRTVIHSDRRFTYEEAQERIETKQGDLQEEINVLDRLAKIMRAERIRRGAITFDRSEVRFNLDENNEPIGVYFKISKDSNHLIEEFMLLANKKVSEFISLNKKGDITQNTFIYRVHDDPDPAKLESLRDFVATFGYKMDLANTKKVAESLNKLLHDVKGKGEENMIETLAMRSMSKAVYSTEPIGHYGLGFDFYTHFTSPIRRYPDLIAHRLLQHYLDGGKSPSKAELEEKAKHCSSMERLAADAERDSIKFMQVKFMEKHLGETFTGVISGVAEFGFWVEIPENGAEGLIKLRDLVDDSYSYDAKTHAVYGMRHGKRYQLGDQVQIKVVKANLIQKQLDFKIVD, from the coding sequence ATGCCAAAAAAAAGAAAATATATAAGTCAGAAAAATGATCATAAACTACAGGAAATCGGGAGACTGATACTGCGTTTTATGAATGAAAATTCAACAAAAATATATAATTACAAACAGATTTCAGATGGAATAGATTATAAAAATCCCAGACAGAGAGAGCTTGTAATTCAGGCTTTGCATAAACTGCAGGCTACAGAAAGAATTAAAGAAACAGAAAAAGGTAAATATATCGTTAACCTTAACATTAAAGGTACACTCACAGGAATAATCGATTTCAACCAGTCCGGAAATGCCTATGTTAATGTCGAAGGTCTGGAAGATGATATCTTCATTCATTCCAAAAATGTGAAAGATGCATTGCAGGGTGATAAGGTTTTAATTGTTACCTACACCTATAAAGGAAAAAAACTGGAAGGCTCCGTGCTGGAAGTCCTGGAGAGAACAAGAACTGAATTTGTAGGAACTTTACAGGTAGTCCCACACAAGGATTTCGGATTTGTTGTTTGTGATAAAAAGACCATTAATACCGATATATTTATTCCGAAAGGAAAATTCGGTGGTGCTGAAGACGGTAATAAGGTTGTGGTAAAAATGACAGAATGGAAGCCTGGTGATAAAAATCCGGAAGGAGAAATTGTACAGGTATTGGGAGCTCCCGGAGAACATGAAACGGAAATCCATTCTATTCTTGCAGAATACGGCCTGCCTTATGAATTTCCTGAAGAAGTGGAACGTGATGCAGACAAAATCGACAGAAGTATTAATGATGACGAAGTGGCTAAACGTTGGGATATGCGAAGCATTACCACCTTTACCATTGACCCTAAAGATGCTAAAGATTTTGATGATGCTCTTTCCATCAGGAAACTGGAAAACGGAAACTGGGAAATCGGAGTGCATATTGCCGATGTTTCACATTATGTAGTTCCCGGAACCATGCTGGATGATGAAGCCTATCAGAGAGCAACATCCGTTTATCTGGTAGACCGTGTTGTTCCTATGTTGCCGGAGGTATTGAGCAATGATGTATGTTCACTCCGTCCCAATGAAGATAAATTCACATTTTCAGCAGTTTTCGAGCTCGATGACGATGCAAATATCAAAAAACAATGGTTTGGAAGAACAGTGATTCATTCTGACAGAAGATTTACCTATGAGGAAGCTCAGGAAAGAATCGAAACGAAACAGGGCGATTTGCAGGAAGAGATCAATGTGCTGGACAGACTGGCAAAAATCATGCGTGCAGAACGTATAAGAAGGGGAGCTATTACCTTTGACAGAAGCGAGGTAAGATTTAATCTTGATGAAAACAATGAACCAATTGGGGTGTATTTTAAAATCAGTAAAGATTCAAATCATCTGATTGAGGAATTTATGCTGCTCGCCAATAAAAAAGTTTCAGAATTTATATCACTTAATAAAAAAGGAGATATTACCCAAAATACCTTTATTTACAGGGTTCACGACGATCCAGATCCGGCAAAACTGGAGTCTCTGAGAGATTTTGTAGCCACGTTCGGATATAAAATGGATCTTGCCAACACTAAAAAAGTAGCAGAATCTCTGAATAAATTATTGCATGACGTAAAAGGAAAAGGCGAAGAAAATATGATTGAAACCCTTGCCATGAGAAGTATGAGCAAAGCAGTGTATTCTACAGAGCCCATCGGACACTACGGACTTGGCTTCGATTTTTATACCCACTTCACCTCGCCTATCCGTCGTTATCCCGATCTTATTGCACACCGTTTGCTACAGCATTATCTGGACGGAGGAAAATCTCCGAGCAAAGCCGAGCTGGAAGAAAAAGCAAAGCACTGCAGTTCTATGGAGCGTCTCGCGGCAGATGCAGAAAGAGATTCCATTAAATTCATGCAGGTGAAATTTATGGAAAAACATCTTGGAGAAACGTTTACAGGTGTAATTTCAGGCGTAGCGGAATTTGGTTTCTGGGTGGAAATTCCTGAAAATGGCGCAGAAGGGTTAATTAAATTGAGAGATCTTGTGGACGACTCTTATTCGTATGACGCCAAAACGCACGCTGTTTACGGAATGAGACATGGGAAACGCTATCAGTTGGGAGATCAGGTACAGATCAAAGTAGTGAAAGCAAACCTGATTCAGAAACAGCTGGATTTTAAGATTGTTGATTAA
- the porW gene encoding type IX secretion system periplasmic lipoprotein PorW/SprE, with translation MKKNILFLLTLCIVASCATKTKKPEQRSKFMKGFSTYYNTLFNAKDALNNEFETRDKAHKDNFYAPYIPILTYEDQPLGSDLGQSAAFAENSMKMAEVNRPSENMGKRGGPPSMPPGMPGNNSASGAMGNDSGDPNQPEQKGATTLEIAEAKALKAINKYSVIKHGEEQNKQIFDAYMILAQARIYRGKSLEALDALNYVFTHMKDDKRIPLARIYQGLAYDQIKNYHKAHETFAKLKSEKISKEYEKLLSIYYSESLLDAGKKQEAVKELDDAFELNSNRKLKSRIAYLRGQVLESLNQNEKARESFMAAYKYANDFEFEVKSQIEIAKTFNGNGDYSGARKYLEDISKKGTYGSRKNEFYYALGLMANKAGKKDEAQEYFRKSLREKVSDGQIRGLAYYEIGKGYLDKNDYIGAGAYYDSALAVMTYEPSKVLLADQSVYIKKISKNYYLIKKNDSILNLAKMSPEQKTDFFTKYITKIKAKEEKEELERRRAERSKGFDTGDYNSNSIFANSSNSFEDFGVAPKGFYFGNTGTVSKGTQTFKQTWGERALVDNWRFSKKMATIEDMKNDALGTNAAPNPRRFEPAFYIEQIPTDIAKLDQLKKDRDTASLGLGVMYQNYFTNTPLATKTLYDLVDVKPEEKVMLQALYEIFAMNYEKNPQAAERARQILLRDYPYTSYAEFARNPKNSTFVKSSADVEGQYKQAYALYESEKFAESKDLIDKTIQQYPKDALVPKLYLLNAFNSGKSSGKEVMILQLEQIALNYGKTPEGEKAKEMLNYLKSDLNFQATDNKGNMIPQNPGNMANGVPQQPIQQNNGTGVPSQPGNNFMNNPQQSQPMNNNKSSKIQNNNQQLQPTNSVPAKPQ, from the coding sequence ATGAAAAAAAATATTTTATTCCTTTTAACACTTTGTATTGTTGCTTCCTGCGCTACAAAAACCAAGAAGCCGGAGCAGCGTTCAAAGTTCATGAAAGGATTTTCAACATACTACAATACGTTATTTAATGCAAAAGATGCGTTAAATAATGAGTTTGAAACGAGAGATAAGGCTCATAAAGACAATTTCTATGCGCCCTATATTCCTATTCTTACCTATGAAGATCAGCCTTTGGGAAGTGACTTGGGACAGTCTGCCGCGTTTGCAGAAAACTCCATGAAGATGGCTGAAGTAAACCGTCCTTCTGAAAATATGGGCAAAAGAGGAGGGCCGCCGTCAATGCCACCCGGAATGCCCGGAAATAATTCTGCATCCGGCGCAATGGGAAATGATTCCGGAGATCCGAACCAACCCGAACAAAAAGGCGCAACAACCCTTGAAATTGCAGAAGCCAAAGCCTTAAAAGCTATCAATAAATATTCTGTCATTAAACATGGTGAAGAACAGAATAAACAGATTTTCGACGCCTATATGATTCTTGCACAGGCAAGAATATACAGGGGAAAATCCCTGGAAGCTCTCGATGCATTAAATTATGTTTTCACTCACATGAAGGACGATAAAAGAATTCCTTTGGCAAGAATTTATCAGGGTCTCGCTTACGATCAGATTAAAAATTATCATAAAGCACACGAGACTTTTGCCAAGCTGAAAAGTGAAAAAATAAGTAAAGAATACGAAAAATTATTAAGCATCTATTATTCTGAATCGCTACTGGATGCAGGAAAAAAGCAGGAAGCAGTAAAAGAACTTGATGATGCCTTCGAACTTAACAGCAACCGTAAACTTAAAAGCAGAATCGCTTATCTCAGAGGACAGGTATTGGAAAGTCTTAATCAGAACGAAAAAGCCAGAGAAAGCTTTATGGCAGCTTACAAGTATGCTAATGACTTTGAATTTGAAGTAAAATCACAAATCGAAATCGCCAAAACATTTAACGGAAACGGAGATTACAGTGGTGCAAGAAAATACCTTGAAGACATCAGTAAAAAAGGAACTTACGGATCAAGAAAAAATGAATTTTATTACGCATTAGGTTTAATGGCTAACAAAGCCGGAAAAAAAGATGAGGCCCAGGAATATTTCAGAAAATCTTTGAGAGAAAAAGTTTCCGACGGGCAGATCCGTGGTCTTGCATATTATGAAATAGGGAAGGGATACCTTGATAAAAACGATTATATCGGCGCAGGAGCTTATTACGATTCTGCCTTGGCAGTAATGACGTACGAACCTTCTAAAGTTCTTCTTGCAGACCAGTCTGTTTATATTAAAAAGATTTCTAAAAATTATTACCTGATCAAGAAAAATGACAGTATCCTGAATCTGGCTAAAATGTCGCCGGAACAGAAAACGGACTTTTTCACAAAATACATCACAAAAATAAAGGCGAAAGAAGAGAAAGAAGAACTGGAAAGAAGACGTGCGGAAAGAAGTAAAGGTTTTGATACCGGAGATTACAATTCGAATTCAATTTTTGCCAATAGTTCCAATTCTTTCGAGGATTTCGGAGTAGCTCCTAAAGGATTTTATTTCGGCAATACCGGAACGGTTTCCAAGGGAACACAAACTTTTAAACAAACCTGGGGTGAAAGAGCTTTGGTTGACAACTGGCGTTTTTCAAAAAAAATGGCAACGATTGAGGATATGAAAAACGACGCTTTAGGCACCAATGCAGCACCCAATCCGAGACGTTTTGAACCCGCCTTTTATATTGAGCAGATTCCTACCGATATAGCAAAGCTTGACCAGCTTAAGAAAGACAGGGATACGGCTTCTTTAGGATTAGGAGTAATGTATCAGAATTACTTTACCAATACCCCTTTAGCAACAAAAACTCTGTATGATCTTGTTGATGTAAAACCTGAAGAAAAAGTGATGCTCCAGGCTTTGTATGAGATTTTTGCAATGAATTATGAGAAAAATCCACAGGCGGCCGAAAGAGCGAGACAAATTTTACTAAGAGATTATCCTTATACTTCCTATGCTGAATTCGCACGAAATCCTAAGAACAGTACGTTTGTAAAATCTTCTGCAGATGTTGAAGGACAATATAAACAGGCTTACGCATTATATGAATCTGAAAAGTTTGCTGAAAGTAAAGATTTGATTGATAAAACCATTCAGCAATATCCAAAGGATGCGCTAGTACCGAAACTCTATCTGCTGAATGCTTTTAATTCTGGAAAATCGAGTGGGAAAGAGGTGATGATTCTTCAGCTGGAGCAGATCGCTTTAAATTATGGAAAAACTCCGGAAGGTGAGAAGGCTAAAGAAATGCTCAATTACCTGAAAAGTGACCTGAACTTCCAGGCTACGGATAATAAAGGAAATATGATCCCTCAGAATCCCGGAAATATGGCTAATGGTGTTCCTCAACAGCCTATCCAGCAGAATAACGGAACAGGAGTTCCTTCACAGCCGGGAAATAATTTTATGAACAATCCTCAACAGAGCCAGCCGATGAATAATAACAAATCGTCGAAAATACAGAACAACAATCAGCAGCTACAGCCCACGAATTCTGTTCCTGCAAAACCTCAATAA
- a CDS encoding KdsC family phosphatase: MSYKEKLKNIKAFVFDVDGVFTDGSVYLLPGGNMCRVMNVLDGYAVVKALKNNYLIGVITGGNDDMVKHRINYLGIDDYYAKSHDKMADFEDFKKKHQLKNEEILTMGDDIPDLHIMQNSAIAACPENAVPEIKEIADYISTVKGGSGAVRDVIEQVMKAQGKWHDDNTQSV, from the coding sequence ATGAGTTATAAAGAGAAACTTAAAAATATTAAAGCTTTTGTATTTGATGTAGACGGTGTTTTTACAGACGGAAGCGTATATCTTCTTCCGGGTGGCAATATGTGCCGGGTGATGAATGTCCTGGATGGTTACGCTGTCGTTAAAGCATTAAAAAACAATTATTTAATCGGGGTTATAACAGGTGGAAACGATGACATGGTAAAACACAGAATCAACTATCTTGGTATTGATGATTATTATGCAAAATCTCACGATAAAATGGCCGATTTCGAAGATTTTAAAAAGAAACATCAGCTTAAAAATGAAGAAATCCTTACGATGGGAGATGATATTCCTGATCTTCACATCATGCAGAATTCTGCCATTGCAGCCTGTCCGGAAAATGCCGTCCCGGAAATCAAAGAAATTGCAGACTATATTTCTACGGTTAAAGGAGGGAGCGGTGCTGTCCGCGATGTTATCGAGCAGGTAATGAAAGCACAGGGAAAATGGCATGATGATAATACACAATCCGTATAA
- the tsaB gene encoding tRNA (adenosine(37)-N6)-threonylcarbamoyltransferase complex dimerization subunit type 1 TsaB, which yields MKILYIETSSKNCSVAISDDEKLLCLTEEVSENYKQSESLHTFVEWALEGAEISLKDIEAVSLGRGPGSYTGLRIGASSAKGFCYGLKIPLIAINSMESMIEPFLGENYEFIIPLVDSRRMEVYTAVYDGKTGQELSETEAKILDENSFGEFKDKKVLFLGDGAKKAKEILQLPNADFNEEVYPSAQYLIRKTIEKLEKKGFEDIAYFEPFYLKDFHGVKKKNKSEE from the coding sequence ATGAAAATCCTATATATTGAAACTTCCTCGAAAAACTGCTCGGTGGCGATTTCCGATGATGAAAAATTACTTTGTCTCACCGAAGAAGTTTCTGAAAACTATAAACAGTCCGAAAGCCTGCACACTTTTGTGGAATGGGCTCTGGAGGGCGCAGAAATCTCGCTTAAGGATATTGAAGCGGTTTCCCTGGGAAGAGGACCTGGTTCCTATACAGGATTAAGAATCGGGGCATCGTCGGCAAAGGGATTCTGTTACGGACTGAAAATCCCTTTGATTGCAATTAATTCTATGGAAAGCATGATAGAGCCTTTTTTAGGCGAAAATTATGAGTTTATCATTCCATTGGTCGATTCGAGAAGAATGGAGGTTTATACAGCTGTTTATGATGGTAAGACGGGACAGGAACTATCTGAGACCGAAGCGAAAATTTTGGATGAAAACTCTTTTGGAGAATTCAAAGATAAAAAAGTACTATTCTTAGGAGACGGAGCGAAGAAAGCAAAAGAAATTTTGCAGCTTCCCAATGCCGATTTTAATGAGGAAGTCTACCCTTCTGCGCAATATCTTATCAGAAAAACTATTGAAAAACTAGAAAAGAAAGGATTTGAAGATATAGCGTATTTCGAACCTTTTTATCTGAAAGACTTTCATGGGGTTAAGAAAAAAAACAAAAGCGAAGAATAA
- the rpiB gene encoding ribose 5-phosphate isomerase B, whose product MKRKIAVAADHAGFEYKEIVKNYLSENFEVQDFGTFSTDSVDYPDFVHPAATSVENGENELGILFCGSGNGVQITANKHQKIRCALCWMPEIASLARQHNDANMISIPARFISKELAIEIVDKFLSTDFEGGRHQNRVDKIAYC is encoded by the coding sequence ATGAAAAGAAAAATTGCTGTTGCCGCAGACCATGCAGGCTTCGAATATAAAGAGATTGTTAAAAACTATTTATCAGAAAACTTTGAAGTTCAGGATTTTGGAACGTTTTCCACAGACAGTGTGGATTATCCGGACTTTGTTCATCCTGCGGCGACATCCGTTGAAAACGGAGAAAATGAGCTGGGAATTTTATTTTGCGGAAGCGGAAACGGAGTACAGATCACAGCCAACAAACATCAGAAAATTCGTTGTGCCCTTTGCTGGATGCCGGAGATCGCTTCACTGGCAAGACAGCATAATGATGCCAATATGATTTCTATTCCGGCAAGGTTTATATCTAAAGAGCTGGCCATAGAAATTGTAGACAAATTTCTCTCTACAGATTTTGAAGGCGGAAGACATCAGAACAGAGTTGATAAAATAGCATATTGCTAA
- a CDS encoding LysE family translocator, producing the protein MFELILSAIVLGFMLSLVFIGPIFFLLIETSFSRGPKHALALDIGVISADLLCILAAYYASADIVTLIDKHPGFYRITAILILVYGVVMMVTRTKMHIPGEEKFINQNYFKTFINGFFFNLLNVGVILFWLVTVISVRNQYPDTGNFILYIGIVIATYLCIDLAKIFLAKQFHDRLTQKLANRIRRIVGGILIIFSFFIFLQSFKKFNQFDKRLEEAEKTEVKYHREK; encoded by the coding sequence ATGTTTGAACTTATATTATCTGCAATCGTATTAGGATTCATGCTGAGTCTGGTTTTTATAGGACCCATTTTTTTCCTTCTCATCGAAACCAGCTTTTCCAGAGGGCCAAAACACGCATTAGCTTTAGACATCGGTGTCATCTCTGCAGATCTTCTCTGTATATTGGCGGCCTATTATGCCAGTGCAGATATTGTAACTTTAATTGACAAACATCCGGGTTTTTACAGGATTACCGCCATTCTCATTTTGGTTTACGGAGTGGTAATGATGGTTACAAGAACCAAAATGCATATTCCCGGAGAAGAGAAATTCATCAATCAGAATTATTTCAAGACCTTTATCAATGGTTTTTTCTTTAATCTTCTAAACGTTGGTGTCATCCTCTTTTGGCTGGTAACGGTAATCTCAGTAAGAAATCAGTATCCCGACACAGGTAATTTTATTTTGTACATCGGTATTGTTATTGCCACTTACTTATGTATCGACCTTGCAAAAATTTTTCTTGCCAAACAGTTTCATGATCGGCTTACACAAAAATTAGCCAATCGCATCAGAAGAATAGTTGGCGGAATTCTCATTATCTTCAGTTTCTTTATTTTCCTGCAAAGCTTTAAAAAATTCAATCAGTTTGATAAAAGACTGGAAGAAGCCGAAAAAACCGAAGTCAAATACCACAGAGAAAAATGA
- a CDS encoding YraN family protein, which yields MAQHNDFGKKAEDLAADFLLKNGYKILVRNFRYQKAEIDIIAEKNNLIIICEVKARSTDVFNLPQESVNKKKIKLLVSAADYYLQEFKVLKEVRFDIISLLPDEKQNLVIEHIQDAFEAFDAN from the coding sequence ATGGCACAACACAATGATTTTGGAAAAAAAGCAGAAGATCTTGCTGCAGATTTTTTATTAAAAAACGGTTATAAAATTCTGGTAAGAAACTTCCGCTATCAGAAAGCAGAGATTGATATTATCGCAGAAAAAAATAATCTGATTATCATCTGCGAAGTTAAAGCACGTTCTACTGATGTTTTTAACTTACCGCAGGAATCTGTGAATAAGAAAAAAATCAAACTGCTGGTTTCAGCGGCAGATTATTATTTACAGGAGTTTAAGGTTTTAAAAGAAGTACGCTTTGACATTATTTCCTTGCTACCGGACGAAAAACAAAATTTAGTAATTGAACACATTCAGGATGCATTTGAAGCATTTGATGCCAACTAA
- a CDS encoding Maf family protein, with translation MKLLLASQSPRRKELLSNLGFTFEVVKIDCEEIVPEYIKVGDSAAYLSELKANAFRSLEDGEVLLTADTVVAIDNQFLGKPADEEDATKMLKMLSGKTHQVYTGITIRTPEKSITETDIAEVEFEDLTDQEIEYYIQRYQPFDKAGSYGIQEWLGMAKIKKMNGSFYTIMGLPTHLVYKILKEI, from the coding sequence ATGAAACTATTACTGGCATCACAATCTCCAAGACGAAAAGAACTACTGTCCAATCTCGGTTTTACTTTTGAGGTAGTGAAAATTGATTGTGAAGAAATTGTTCCCGAATATATAAAAGTAGGAGATTCCGCAGCCTATCTTTCTGAGCTTAAAGCTAATGCATTCCGTTCTCTTGAAGATGGGGAAGTTCTTTTAACAGCCGATACTGTAGTTGCCATCGACAACCAGTTTCTGGGAAAACCTGCAGACGAGGAAGATGCGACCAAAATGCTGAAAATGCTTTCCGGCAAAACGCATCAGGTTTACACAGGAATTACCATTAGAACACCTGAAAAAAGCATTACTGAAACTGACATTGCAGAAGTAGAATTTGAAGATCTCACTGATCAGGAGATAGAATATTATATTCAACGGTATCAACCTTTTGATAAAGCAGGAAGCTATGGAATTCAGGAATGGCTGGGAATGGCTAAAATAAAAAAAATGAATGGCAGTTTTTATACCATTATGGGACTTCCTACTCATTTGGTTTACAAAATTTTGAAAGAAATATAA
- a CDS encoding SDR family NAD(P)-dependent oxidoreductase gives MKTILITGATSGIGKSTAELLARNGNRIIICGRKEEVLESIKTELSQFTEIFSLKFDVRNLEEVEAAINSLPADWKDIDVLINNAGNAHGLDPLSEGKTDDWDSMIDGNVKGLLYVSKMIIPGMKERNSGHIVNISSVAARQTYANGVVYCATKKAVDVISEGMRIELTEFGIKITNIQPGAVETDFSVVRFKGDRERAATVYAGYEPLKAVDIADSIAYCINAPKHVCISDMTIYPTAQAEPRTIYRKG, from the coding sequence ATGAAAACAATATTGATAACCGGAGCCACGTCCGGAATAGGGAAATCTACGGCAGAGCTTCTTGCCAGAAACGGAAACCGAATTATTATTTGTGGTAGAAAGGAGGAAGTTCTGGAATCTATTAAAACCGAACTTTCTCAATTCACCGAAATTTTTAGTTTAAAGTTCGATGTCCGTAATTTAGAAGAAGTTGAAGCAGCTATTAATTCGCTTCCTGCGGATTGGAAAGATATAGATGTGCTCATCAACAATGCAGGAAATGCACACGGTCTGGATCCGCTTTCTGAGGGAAAAACAGATGACTGGGATTCTATGATCGACGGAAATGTGAAAGGACTTTTATACGTTTCCAAAATGATTATTCCGGGAATGAAAGAAAGAAATTCGGGACATATTGTGAATATCAGCTCAGTTGCGGCGAGGCAAACATATGCTAATGGCGTTGTATACTGTGCCACAAAAAAAGCGGTGGATGTTATTTCGGAGGGAATGAGAATTGAGCTGACAGAATTCGGAATTAAAATTACAAATATTCAGCCTGGTGCTGTTGAAACGGATTTTTCAGTGGTACGATTCAAAGGAGACCGGGAAAGAGCAGCAACCGTTTATGCAGGATATGAGCCTCTAAAGGCGGTAGATATTGCAGATTCTATTGCGTACTGCATCAATGCTCCTAAACATGTCTGCATTTCGGATATGACCATCTACCCTACTGCCCAGGCAGAACCGAGAACGATTTACAGAAAAGGATAA
- a CDS encoding S66 peptidase family protein, with amino-acid sequence MKKINFPNSLKKGDKIAIISPAGAVEASQLEKGIEMIRNRGYEPVFGEHLYSSFSKGYNYAGTVEQRINDINWALNDNEIAAVWASRGGYGCQHLLEHINLKHFKENPKWYVGYSDNTVIQGYLLKKGFASIHGQTVKTSSFGVTEESYGLIFDILEGKIPDYSLKSNHFNKTGSCEGQLVGGNLALIYALLGTDYSFKYKNRILFIEDIGENFYALDRMMMSLELAGVFKKIRGLIIGGMTNMGNEKENTAYNESFDDFAYQLISERISKYDFPTVFGFPNGHIKDNRPLIIGGNIKLEVEDKVKVEFEN; translated from the coding sequence ATGAAAAAAATAAATTTCCCCAACTCATTAAAAAAAGGCGATAAAATAGCCATTATATCTCCCGCAGGCGCAGTAGAAGCTTCACAGCTGGAAAAAGGAATTGAAATGATCCGGAACAGAGGTTACGAACCTGTTTTCGGAGAACATCTCTACAGCAGTTTCTCCAAAGGCTACAATTATGCAGGAACAGTAGAACAAAGAATTAACGATATCAACTGGGCTCTAAATGATAATGAGATTGCTGCTGTCTGGGCTTCCAGAGGCGGTTACGGCTGTCAGCATCTGCTGGAACACATTAATCTTAAACACTTTAAAGAAAATCCGAAATGGTACGTTGGATATTCTGATAATACCGTTATTCAAGGTTATTTGTTGAAAAAAGGCTTTGCTTCCATTCATGGCCAGACGGTAAAAACGTCCAGCTTCGGAGTAACAGAAGAAAGTTATGGACTTATTTTTGATATTTTAGAAGGAAAAATACCGGATTATAGCCTAAAATCAAACCATTTTAATAAAACGGGTTCATGTGAAGGACAATTGGTTGGAGGTAATTTAGCGCTAATTTACGCGCTTTTAGGAACTGATTATTCATTTAAGTATAAGAATAGAATACTGTTTATTGAAGATATTGGTGAAAATTTTTATGCATTAGACAGGATGATGATGAGTCTTGAACTTGCAGGCGTATTCAAAAAAATTAGAGGATTAATCATTGGCGGGATGACGAATATGGGAAATGAAAAAGAAAATACAGCATACAATGAAAGCTTCGATGACTTCGCTTATCAGCTTATTTCAGAAAGAATTTCAAAATACGATTTCCCGACAGTTTTCGGATTTCCAAACGGTCATATTAAAGACAACAGACCTTTGATTATAGGCGGAAATATAAAATTAGAGGTTGAAGATAAGGTTAAAGTTGAATTTGAAAATTAA